Proteins found in one Candidatus Omnitrophota bacterium genomic segment:
- the arsM gene encoding arsenite methyltransferase, which produces MKRKAEEIKKIVKDGYAKALSRSISCCPASSCCCGTDQAKEISRKVGYSDSEMSAVPEGANLGFGCGNPVAIATLKEGETVLDLGAGAGFDAFLAAAKVGKSGKVIGIDMTPEMVERAKENARKGNYVNVEFRLGDIENLPVEDNFVDVVISNCVINLSPDKEKIFKEAFRVLKRGGRLIVSDLVLVKDLPSGIKGSIEAYVGCIAGAVKKEDYLKHIKEAGFQDIKVMSQDDYLVEAGIDISAITSVKIYARKP; this is translated from the coding sequence ATGAAAAGAAAAGCTGAAGAGATCAAGAAGATTGTCAAGGATGGTTACGCGAAAGCATTGTCACGAAGCATATCTTGTTGCCCTGCGAGTTCTTGTTGCTGCGGAACAGACCAAGCAAAAGAGATCAGTAGAAAGGTCGGTTATAGTGATTCTGAAATGAGTGCTGTTCCGGAAGGGGCGAATCTGGGTTTTGGCTGCGGTAACCCAGTCGCCATAGCGACCTTAAAAGAAGGCGAAACGGTACTTGATTTAGGCGCCGGCGCCGGGTTTGACGCATTCCTGGCAGCGGCCAAAGTCGGTAAAAGCGGAAAAGTAATAGGCATAGATATGACGCCCGAAATGGTTGAGCGCGCCAAAGAAAATGCCCGAAAAGGTAATTATGTAAATGTGGAATTTAGATTAGGCGATATAGAGAACCTGCCGGTAGAAGACAACTTCGTAGACGTAGTCATATCAAATTGTGTTATTAATCTTTCGCCTGATAAAGAAAAAATATTTAAGGAAGCATTCCGTGTCTTGAAGCGCGGCGGAAGGCTCATAGTATCGGATCTTGTGCTCGTGAAAGACCTGCCATCTGGAATCAAGGGATCGATTGAAGCATATGTCGGTTGTATCGCAGGCGCTGTAAAGAAAGAGGACTACCTTAAGCATATAAAAGAAGCGGGTTTTCAGGATATAAAAGTTATGAGCCAGGATGATTATCTGGTCGAAGCCGGAATCGATATTTCGGCCATAACAAGCGTCAAAATATATGCGCGCAAACCATAA
- a CDS encoding permease produces MKDIKKLYWIAGIFIIMYFLPLGNTRVSNAIFEAFKLLQWYIINHTLACVVPAMFIAGAISTFLSQASVMRYLGPDANRPLAYTVASVSGVVLAVCSCSVLPMFAGIYTMGAGLGPASAFLYSGPAINIMAIFLSARVLGFDIGLARAIGAIGFAFIIGLSMAFIFRKSEHVRNKAAIAMPSAPKPARSLWKTGLYFLCMIMFLVFSDWYNTNEVTITLKNGAVMKSSVQYSTQDFIEVKPYAPDGKMAVDSIRINRSDIAQTKAEDNFVMRVNAIKWYLAALMLLAILIMLKKWFTRAEIKEWMTATWDFGMMIIPLLFGGVFVTGFIGGILPEKGVATFVGGNGFLSNLAASTIGALWYFATLTEIPITQMLMRLGMGKGPALALLLAGPALSLPSILVINKIIGWRKTFVFCALTIGFSTIVGYIFGLMIH; encoded by the coding sequence GTGAAGGACATAAAAAAGCTTTACTGGATTGCCGGCATATTCATTATTATGTATTTCTTGCCTCTGGGTAATACCAGGGTATCTAATGCTATCTTTGAAGCATTTAAGCTTCTCCAGTGGTATATCATTAACCATACATTGGCTTGTGTTGTGCCGGCCATGTTCATTGCGGGCGCGATATCGACGTTCCTGTCACAGGCCTCCGTAATGCGGTATCTGGGGCCCGATGCGAATCGTCCGCTGGCTTATACGGTAGCGTCTGTTTCTGGAGTTGTTCTCGCCGTTTGTTCGTGCAGCGTACTTCCTATGTTTGCCGGTATCTATACTATGGGTGCGGGGCTCGGGCCCGCGAGCGCCTTCCTATATTCAGGCCCGGCCATAAACATCATGGCGATATTTCTTTCAGCGCGTGTTCTAGGGTTTGATATCGGGCTTGCCCGAGCGATAGGCGCAATCGGCTTTGCCTTTATTATAGGCCTTTCCATGGCATTTATATTCAGGAAGTCGGAACACGTTCGTAACAAAGCGGCTATTGCTATGCCGAGCGCGCCGAAACCCGCAAGATCGCTCTGGAAGACCGGACTATACTTTCTCTGCATGATAATGTTCCTCGTCTTCAGCGACTGGTACAATACAAACGAAGTTACGATCACGCTGAAGAATGGCGCTGTGATGAAATCAAGTGTTCAGTATTCTACGCAGGACTTTATCGAGGTTAAGCCTTATGCGCCGGATGGAAAGATGGCCGTCGATAGCATACGCATCAACCGGTCAGATATCGCACAAACGAAAGCCGAGGATAATTTCGTTATGAGGGTCAATGCCATAAAGTGGTATCTGGCGGCGCTTATGCTGCTGGCCATACTTATTATGCTCAAGAAATGGTTTACTCGCGCAGAGATCAAGGAGTGGATGACAGCGACATGGGATTTTGGAATGATGATCATTCCGCTCCTCTTCGGAGGTGTCTTCGTAACGGGATTCATCGGCGGCATCCTTCCGGAGAAGGGCGTTGCGACTTTTGTGGGGGGCAATGGATTCTTATCGAACCTTGCCGCATCCACTATAGGCGCGCTATGGTACTTTGCGACGCTGACCGAAATACCGATTACGCAAATGTTAATGCGCCTGGGAATGGGTAAGGGCCCGGCGCTTGCGCTGCTTCTGGCGGGCCCGGCATTGTCGCTACCGAGTATTTTGGTTATAAACAAAATTATCGGGTGGCGCAAGACTTTCGTTTTTTGCGCGCTCACAATCGGATTTTCAACCATAGTTGGATATATTTTCGGGCTGATGATACATTAA
- a CDS encoding DUF134 domain-containing protein, with amino-acid sequence MRPKKTRWIKCAPQERCFKPLCKPLSKLRNVYLTLDEFEAIRLSSLEGMHQIDAAKRLKISRPTFSRIEASAHKKIADALVNIKAIRIEGGCCKVIKGRTG; translated from the coding sequence TTGAGGCCAAAAAAGACCAGATGGATCAAATGCGCACCGCAGGAAAGATGTTTTAAGCCGTTATGCAAGCCGTTGAGTAAATTAAGAAATGTTTATTTGACGCTTGACGAGTTTGAGGCAATACGCCTCTCATCTCTCGAAGGAATGCATCAGATAGACGCTGCAAAAAGGCTTAAGATATCGAGGCCGACATTTTCAAGAATAGAGGCATCCGCACATAAAAAGATTGCTGATGCTTTAGTCAATATTAAAGCCATCAGAATCGAGGGCGGATGCTGCAAAGTAATAAAGGGGAGAACAGGGTGA
- a CDS encoding replication-associated recombination protein A, whose product MDLFENTKPKDKSHEPLASRLRPRTLDDFVGQESILGKGKLLRRLIETDKISSLILYGPPGCGKTTLALIISEKTKSHFERINAASNNVADMRRIIDNAKKREALGQGRTILLIDEIHRFNKAQQDVLMPDVEAGNPVLIGTTTHNPFFYVNSALLSRSQVFEFKKLQDTDVINIIKRALKDTGMGLGKIPVEMDDDAFKHLAKTSEGDARRALGALEVGALSTPAGKSKTIHFTLKVAEESIQKKAVVYDKDEDGHYDTISAFIKSMRGSDPDAVLYWLAKMIYAGEDPRFIARRIVICAAEDVGNADPQALILANAALQISEFVGMPEARIPLAQAAVYVACAPKSNAAYMGIETALKDVEEGKVLEVPDHLKDASLDGEAFGHGKGYKYAHDFKDHHVKQEYKPSDKKYYIPTTMGYEAKIKEWLEKLKGNE is encoded by the coding sequence ATGGATCTATTCGAAAATACTAAACCTAAAGATAAGAGTCATGAGCCGCTTGCCTCGCGGTTGAGGCCGAGGACGCTCGATGATTTTGTCGGGCAAGAATCGATACTCGGCAAAGGTAAATTGCTCCGCCGCCTTATCGAAACGGACAAGATATCATCGTTGATATTATACGGGCCGCCCGGTTGTGGCAAGACGACGCTTGCGCTTATTATCAGCGAAAAGACCAAATCGCATTTCGAACGCATTAACGCGGCTTCAAATAACGTTGCCGACATGCGCCGGATCATAGACAACGCGAAGAAGAGAGAGGCGCTCGGCCAGGGGCGGACCATCCTTCTGATCGACGAGATACATCGTTTCAATAAGGCTCAGCAGGATGTCCTGATGCCGGATGTCGAAGCGGGCAATCCCGTCCTTATCGGCACCACCACCCACAATCCATTCTTCTATGTTAACAGCGCGCTTCTTTCACGCTCACAGGTATTTGAATTCAAAAAATTACAGGACACTGACGTTATCAATATAATAAAACGTGCGCTCAAGGACACGGGGATGGGTCTCGGCAAGATACCCGTCGAGATGGATGACGATGCGTTCAAGCATCTGGCCAAGACTTCCGAAGGGGACGCCAGGCGCGCGCTTGGGGCTCTGGAGGTTGGCGCGCTCTCCACTCCGGCGGGGAAATCGAAGACGATACATTTCACGCTTAAAGTGGCGGAGGAGTCGATACAGAAAAAGGCGGTCGTTTACGATAAGGATGAAGACGGGCATTATGACACCATCTCCGCGTTCATTAAATCGATGCGCGGCTCCGATCCCGATGCCGTGCTCTACTGGCTCGCGAAGATGATCTATGCAGGTGAGGACCCGAGATTTATCGCCCGCCGCATTGTGATATGCGCGGCGGAGGACGTAGGCAACGCGGATCCGCAGGCGCTTATATTAGCGAACGCGGCGCTGCAGATATCCGAGTTCGTCGGGATGCCCGAAGCGAGGATACCTCTGGCACAAGCCGCGGTATACGTCGCATGCGCGCCAAAGTCCAACGCGGCGTATATGGGCATAGAGACGGCGCTCAAAGATGTCGAAGAGGGCAAGGTGCTCGAAGTACCGGACCACCTGAAAGACGCGTCACTAGATGGAGAGGCGTTCGGCCACGGCAAGGGCTACAAATACGCCCATGACTTTAAGGACCATCACGTGAAACAGGAGTACAAGCCCTCAGATAAGAAATATTATATCCCGACGACGATGGGTTATGAAGCCAAGATCAAGGAGTGGCTGGAAAAGCTGAAGGGAAATGAATAA
- the pheT gene encoding phenylalanine--tRNA ligase subunit beta, with product MRISYNWLKEYVNVRLQPDRLAQALTMAGLSVESVKALGSDHIFELEITANRPDWLSVIGVAREVAALTGGKLNIPSIPKVKVKASGGRGAKIRVEERGLCPRYTARIIKNVKVGESPQWLKVRIEAMGLRSVNNIVDITNFCLFETGEPMHAFDLDKITGSEVIIRKALQGEKIILIDGAEKTLDKSMLVIADSKSPIAIAGVMGALNTEVTGSTKNILLEAAYFDQVSVRRTSRKLAIATESSYRFERRVDIENIVYSSNRALELIMKLAGGEAGAFIDIGAREAKKNIIDIRPGRVNKLLGTDISAGLIKKTALALGMDVKSSSGKKLKLEAPNFRSDLRTEVDVIEEIARIYGYDKIPVTLPKIVEQPMRMDQDMVVRNRVRECLAALGADEIMTYSLLNKKAIISSGVRTDSLVSISNPLTTEQEAMRPSLIPGMLNAVMWNINRKTKDLKLFEIGNVYFKKDEKFGEKKNLAIAITGQSFTGWVVKPVQADFFELKGIVETLYSELGIEAVEFSRVLNNGFSRSECAQIHIAGEAVGVMGLISQKVLHEFDIKDKVYLLEVDLDAILKHVRMEKRFAELSKYPSVYRDISIVVAREILNSEIMSVMKAAGAVVLKDARLIDRYEGKQVPEGKQSLTYRLEYCDPAKTLEEKEILNVHGRMLGELEAKFGAKLR from the coding sequence ATGAGAATTTCATATAATTGGCTAAAAGAATATGTGAATGTGAGGCTTCAGCCGGACAGGCTCGCCCAGGCGCTGACGATGGCGGGGTTAAGCGTAGAGTCCGTTAAAGCCCTTGGGAGCGACCATATCTTTGAGCTGGAGATAACCGCGAATAGGCCGGACTGGCTTTCCGTGATAGGCGTGGCGCGCGAAGTAGCGGCTCTAACCGGCGGAAAGCTTAATATCCCGTCTATCCCAAAGGTGAAGGTCAAAGCATCCGGCGGCCGGGGCGCAAAGATAAGGGTTGAAGAGAGGGGCCTATGCCCGCGATATACGGCCAGAATTATAAAAAATGTAAAGGTCGGCGAGTCTCCTCAATGGCTTAAAGTCCGCATCGAGGCGATGGGCCTCAGGAGCGTTAATAATATAGTCGATATTACGAACTTTTGCCTCTTCGAGACCGGCGAGCCGATGCATGCGTTCGATCTCGATAAAATTACAGGTTCCGAGGTTATAATCAGGAAAGCCCTTCAGGGCGAAAAGATAATTTTAATAGACGGAGCGGAGAAGACGCTCGATAAGTCGATGCTGGTGATAGCGGACAGCAAGTCGCCGATAGCCATAGCGGGTGTTATGGGCGCGTTGAATACCGAAGTCACCGGCTCCACGAAAAATATATTGCTTGAGGCGGCATATTTCGATCAGGTATCGGTAAGAAGGACTTCAAGAAAGCTTGCCATCGCGACCGAGTCCAGCTACCGTTTCGAGCGCAGGGTAGATATTGAAAATATAGTCTATTCGTCCAATAGGGCACTCGAGCTTATTATGAAACTTGCCGGCGGCGAAGCTGGAGCGTTTATAGATATAGGCGCCAGGGAGGCGAAGAAGAATATAATAGATATCAGGCCCGGCAGAGTGAACAAGCTCCTCGGGACCGATATATCAGCAGGACTTATTAAGAAGACGGCCCTTGCTTTGGGGATGGACGTTAAATCCTCGTCCGGAAAAAAGCTGAAACTCGAGGCCCCTAATTTCAGGAGCGATCTTAGGACGGAAGTCGACGTTATAGAGGAGATCGCGAGGATCTATGGATATGACAAAATACCTGTGACGCTGCCCAAGATAGTCGAGCAGCCGATGCGGATGGATCAGGATATGGTAGTGCGGAACAGAGTAAGAGAATGCCTGGCCGCTCTCGGTGCCGACGAGATCATGACCTATAGCCTGTTAAACAAGAAGGCCATAATATCCTCCGGCGTCCGGACCGATTCGCTGGTAAGCATTTCCAATCCGCTTACGACCGAACAGGAAGCCATGAGACCGAGCCTCATTCCCGGCATGCTTAACGCTGTCATGTGGAACATCAATAGAAAGACAAAAGATTTAAAATTATTCGAGATCGGCAACGTATATTTTAAAAAAGACGAAAAATTCGGCGAGAAAAAAAATCTCGCGATCGCGATCACCGGGCAAAGTTTTACGGGCTGGGTGGTAAAACCGGTCCAGGCGGACTTTTTCGAACTGAAAGGGATCGTAGAGACGCTCTATTCGGAACTCGGGATAGAGGCGGTGGAGTTTTCAAGAGTGTTAAATAACGGCTTTTCACGGTCGGAATGCGCTCAAATCCACATTGCCGGAGAGGCGGTCGGCGTAATGGGCCTGATCTCTCAGAAGGTGCTTCATGAATTTGATATAAAAGATAAAGTCTATCTGCTCGAGGTCGATCTGGATGCCATATTAAAACATGTGAGAATGGAAAAACGCTTCGCGGAGCTATCAAAATATCCATCCGTCTACAGGGACATATCGATAGTGGTAGCGAGGGAAATATTGAATTCAGAGATTATGTCGGTGATGAAAGCCGCCGGCGCTGTCGTTCTGAAAGATGCCAGGCTAATAGACAGATATGAAGGCAAACAAGTCCCCGAAGGAAAGCAGAGCCTTACATACAGGCTTGAATATTGTGACCCGGCCAAAACTCTCGAAGAAAAAGAGATACTGAACGTTCACGGCAGGATGCTGGGCGAGCTTGAAGCGAAATTTGGCGCGAAACTCAGGTAA
- the pheS gene encoding phenylalanine--tRNA ligase subunit alpha, which yields MKDRIRLISEEALKEIGACQAGKDAVESLRVKYLGRKGIITELFKQMGSVSAEERPEVGRLINVLKEDVTRSLDEKAALTSGAEEAGESIDVTLPGASRRIGSIHPITKTINEINALFISLGFRVVEGPEIETEHYNFETLNIPLEHPSRDAFDTFYVSFEKKTLLRSHTSPVQTRFMEKNKPPFAIIVPGRVFRPDATDASHSFMFHQVEGLVVGDDIKFSDLKGTLTTFARQMFGPEARMRFRPSFFPFTEPSAEVDISCIVCGGKPREKRCSMCGGKGWLEIMGAGMVNPKVFEAVGYDPEKVTGFAFGMGVERIAILKYGVTDIRFFFENDVRFLRQF from the coding sequence ATGAAAGATCGAATAAGGCTGATCTCAGAAGAGGCGCTGAAAGAAATCGGCGCCTGCCAGGCCGGTAAAGATGCCGTTGAAAGCTTAAGGGTGAAGTACCTTGGGCGAAAAGGCATAATAACGGAGCTCTTTAAGCAGATGGGCTCTGTTTCGGCCGAAGAGAGGCCTGAGGTCGGCAGGCTCATAAATGTTCTGAAAGAAGATGTTACGAGGTCGCTCGACGAGAAGGCTGCGCTTACCTCAGGCGCTGAAGAAGCGGGAGAATCTATAGATGTGACGCTTCCGGGCGCTTCCCGGCGCATCGGCAGCATCCATCCTATAACTAAAACGATAAACGAGATAAACGCCCTCTTCATCTCTCTCGGTTTCAGGGTGGTCGAGGGGCCGGAGATCGAGACTGAACATTATAACTTCGAAACGCTTAATATTCCGCTTGAGCATCCTTCACGGGACGCCTTTGATACATTCTACGTCTCTTTCGAGAAGAAGACGCTTTTAAGGAGCCACACCTCTCCGGTCCAGACGCGTTTCATGGAGAAGAATAAGCCCCCTTTCGCTATAATTGTCCCCGGACGCGTATTCAGGCCCGATGCTACTGACGCGTCCCATTCATTTATGTTCCACCAGGTGGAAGGGCTCGTCGTAGGGGACGATATTAAGTTCTCGGACCTGAAGGGCACCCTGACAACATTTGCGCGCCAGATGTTCGGCCCCGAAGCGCGTATGCGATTCCGCCCGAGCTTCTTCCCGTTCACGGAGCCGAGCGCCGAAGTAGATATCTCATGCATAGTTTGCGGCGGCAAACCGCGCGAAAAGCGCTGCTCCATGTGCGGCGGCAAGGGCTGGCTTGAGATAATGGGGGCCGGGATGGTCAACCCGAAGGTATTCGAAGCGGTAGGATATGATCCGGAGAAGGTCACGGGTTTTGCTTTCGGCATGGGAGTCGAACGGATAGCTATTTTGAAATATGGCGTGACCGATATAAGGTTCTTCTTCGAAAACGATGTCCGGTTCCTGAGGCAATTTTAA
- the rplT gene encoding 50S ribosomal protein L20 produces the protein MPKVKHAVAARRRRKRVLKAAEGQWGGRSRFQKRARESVAKGMMYSYRDRKARKRDFRSLWIARINAACKENGISYSRFIAGLNKIKVLLDRKVLADIAVTDKKVFAKLVEAVKI, from the coding sequence ATGCCAAAAGTCAAACATGCTGTCGCGGCAAGACGGCGCAGGAAAAGAGTATTGAAAGCAGCCGAGGGCCAGTGGGGCGGAAGGTCACGTTTCCAGAAACGCGCCAGAGAATCTGTGGCGAAGGGAATGATGTACAGCTACAGGGACCGCAAGGCGCGGAAGAGAGACTTCAGGTCACTCTGGATAGCCAGGATCAATGCCGCCTGTAAAGAGAACGGCATATCATACTCGAGGTTCATAGCGGGCCTCAATAAGATAAAGGTCCTTCTCGATAGGAAGGTTCTTGCGGACATTGCCGTTACCGATAAGAAGGTATTCGCGAAATTGGTAGAAGCCGTTAAGATTTAG
- the rpmI gene encoding 50S ribosomal protein L35: MPKLKTNKSAKKRIRISKRGKGKHFRAGRGHLLMMKTPKRKRHMGRPAAIAEGEMKSIRKILPYGA; the protein is encoded by the coding sequence ATGCCGAAACTAAAGACAAACAAGAGCGCGAAGAAGAGAATAAGGATTTCAAAAAGAGGTAAAGGAAAGCATTTCAGGGCTGGCAGGGGCCATCTCTTGATGATGAAAACGCCGAAGAGAAAAAGGCATATGGGAAGGCCCGCGGCGATCGCGGAAGGCGAGATGAAGTCGATACGCAAGATACTGCCTTACGGAGCATAG
- the infC gene encoding translation initiation factor IF-3: protein MARQELRINNRIRVREVRVVGEAGEQLGVMATPDAIRCAEEAGLDLVEVAPTAVPPVCRIIDYSKYKYEQEKREKEARKKQRVIHIKEVRMSPKIGEHDYQFKLHNLQDFLKRGDKVKVTMMFKGREMSHIDLGRKILDRLASDISAIGEIEEAPRLEGRIIGMVIRAK, encoded by the coding sequence ATCGCAAGACAAGAGCTTAGAATAAATAACAGGATACGGGTAAGGGAAGTTAGGGTGGTGGGCGAGGCCGGAGAGCAGCTGGGAGTTATGGCCACGCCGGATGCGATAAGGTGCGCGGAGGAAGCCGGGCTCGACCTCGTCGAGGTAGCGCCGACTGCCGTACCTCCCGTATGCAGAATAATAGATTACTCTAAGTACAAATACGAGCAGGAGAAGAGGGAGAAGGAAGCCCGTAAGAAACAGCGCGTTATACATATCAAGGAAGTGAGGATGAGCCCGAAGATCGGCGAGCATGATTATCAGTTCAAGCTCCACAATCTGCAGGACTTTCTGAAACGCGGAGATAAGGTCAAAGTCACGATGATGTTCAAGGGCCGCGAGATGTCCCATATAGATCTCGGGCGCAAGATTCTCGACAGGCTGGCGAGCGACATATCGGCGATAGGTGAAATCGAAGAAGCCCCAAGGCTCGAGGGCCGCATCATCGGGATGGTGATAAGGGCAAAGTAA
- the thrS gene encoding threonine--tRNA ligase: MDLNILRHSTSHIMAQAVKVLWPDVKLGIGPSIADGFYYDFDKAEPFEPEDLEKIEEKMLEIIRADYKFEHSELTKEEAAKLFKKKGEKYKLELIKEIPDEKVSIYKDGNFVDLCRGPHIESTGQVKAFKLLSIAGAYWHGIETNPMLQRIYGTAFETEEALGNYLTLMEEARKRDHRVLGKQLEYFSFNEEVGPGLVLYHPKGAMLRCLIEDYIRKEHLKRGYQLVVGPHVMKSDIWIQSGHFEYYKENMYTFKIEGQEYAIKPMNCPGHILVYKSKTRSYKDLPIKYFELGTVYRNEKSGVLHGLLRVRGFTQDDAHIFCLREQVEDEIIKVIDFVIDTLNVFGFEDFVVELSTRPAKSIGNDEDWDAAHHALSSALKKKYIRYSVNEGDGAFYGPKIDIKLKDALKREWQCATIQCDFALPERFDLKYIGEDGKEYRPIMLHRVILGSLERFTGALIEHFAGALPLWLSPTQVIIIPVSEKVISYAKKVERMLTENGFRAELDHRNERLQKKVRDAEVEKVPYMLIVGEKEAADESLSVRSKAQGEMGRLMIDEFIQMMKKEVQEKVK, translated from the coding sequence ATGGACTTAAATATATTAAGGCACAGCACATCGCATATTATGGCGCAGGCGGTGAAGGTATTATGGCCGGACGTTAAGCTCGGCATTGGCCCTTCGATCGCCGACGGGTTCTATTACGATTTCGATAAAGCGGAACCTTTTGAGCCCGAGGACCTGGAAAAGATCGAGGAGAAGATGCTCGAGATAATCCGGGCGGACTATAAGTTTGAACATTCGGAACTGACCAAGGAAGAAGCGGCGAAGCTATTTAAGAAAAAGGGTGAAAAGTATAAGCTCGAACTGATAAAAGAGATACCGGACGAGAAAGTCAGTATTTATAAAGACGGTAATTTTGTTGACCTCTGCCGCGGACCGCACATAGAGTCGACCGGACAAGTCAAAGCATTCAAACTATTGTCTATCGCGGGAGCTTATTGGCACGGCATAGAGACCAACCCTATGTTGCAGAGGATATATGGCACGGCTTTCGAGACAGAGGAAGCTCTCGGCAACTACCTGACCCTTATGGAAGAGGCCCGCAAGCGTGACCACAGGGTTCTCGGCAAACAGCTCGAATATTTCAGCTTTAATGAAGAGGTGGGCCCCGGGCTTGTCCTTTACCATCCCAAGGGCGCGATGCTCCGGTGCCTGATCGAGGATTATATAAGGAAAGAACATTTAAAACGCGGCTATCAGTTAGTGGTCGGCCCGCATGTGATGAAGAGCGACATATGGATACAGTCGGGGCACTTCGAATATTATAAAGAGAATATGTATACATTTAAGATAGAGGGGCAGGAGTATGCGATAAAACCGATGAATTGCCCCGGCCATATACTCGTATATAAATCCAAGACAAGGAGCTACAAGGACCTGCCGATAAAATATTTTGAGCTGGGCACGGTTTACCGGAATGAAAAATCGGGAGTGCTGCACGGCCTATTGCGCGTAAGAGGATTTACGCAGGATGACGCCCATATATTCTGCCTCAGGGAACAGGTGGAAGATGAGATAATAAAGGTGATAGATTTTGTAATAGACACGTTAAATGTCTTCGGTTTCGAGGATTTCGTGGTCGAGCTATCGACCAGGCCCGCTAAATCGATCGGGAACGACGAAGACTGGGACGCCGCGCATCACGCGCTCTCAAGCGCGTTAAAGAAAAAATACATAAGATACAGCGTTAATGAAGGCGACGGCGCTTTTTACGGCCCTAAGATAGATATAAAGTTAAAAGACGCTTTAAAGCGTGAATGGCAATGCGCGACCATACAATGTGACTTCGCGCTGCCGGAGAGATTCGATCTCAAATATATAGGCGAGGACGGAAAAGAGTACCGGCCGATAATGCTGCACCGCGTTATCCTGGGCTCTCTCGAAAGATTTACCGGAGCGCTCATTGAGCATTTTGCCGGGGCGCTGCCGCTATGGTTATCCCCGACGCAGGTGATCATAATACCGGTTTCGGAGAAAGTGATCAGCTATGCGAAGAAAGTGGAGAGGATGTTGACCGAGAACGGTTTTCGCGCGGAGCTCGACCACAGGAATGAAAGGCTCCAGAAAAAGGTCCGCGACGCGGAAGTGGAGAAGGTGCCTTATATGCTGATCGTGGGCGAAAAAGAAGCAGCCGATGAATCGCTTTCGGTGCGGTCGAAAGCTCAGGGAGAGATGGGCCGCCTTATGATAGATGAGTTTATTCAGATGATGAAGAAAGAGGTGCAGGAGAAAGTCAAATAA
- a CDS encoding DUF1559 domain-containing protein: MRSVLLVQHTKNKGVTIIELVAVVSVFLLIIGALTPFVNMAKARSRRFGCANNLRKISLGLHAYAADHNDSFPGALGELYPRYVDAENVFDCPATKNIGTKEKPEYKYTFGLTEISPLKEIIVEDLDGNHQKRGRNVLRVDGSVEWAAGAAR; the protein is encoded by the coding sequence ATGAGAAGCGTCTTATTGGTACAACATACTAAGAATAAAGGGGTTACCATTATAGAGCTTGTCGCGGTAGTCTCGGTATTTTTATTAATAATAGGGGCCCTTACACCATTTGTGAATATGGCGAAGGCCAGGTCGCGCAGGTTTGGCTGCGCCAATAATCTGAGAAAGATAAGCCTGGGCCTTCACGCATATGCCGCGGACCATAATGATTCTTTTCCGGGCGCGCTGGGTGAGCTTTATCCGCGATATGTGGATGCGGAGAATGTTTTCGATTGCCCCGCGACTAAAAATATAGGCACTAAAGAAAAACCCGAATATAAATATACATTCGGGCTCACAGAGATTTCGCCGCTTAAAGAGATTATAGTGGAAGACCTCGACGGGAACCACCAGAAAAGAGGCAGGAACGTATTGAGAGTGGATGGTTCCGTCGAATGGGCGGCGGGCGCGGCACGCTAG